CCAGCGCAAAGCGCAGCAGCGCGAACCGGTCGCGCAGCATCATCGCCGCCTGCATGTGCTCAACAATATAGGCCACCGCCTCACGCTTGGCGTGGAGCCGCACATCGAACGCGATATCGTTCAGATACCACGAATGCAGCACCTTCCGGTACGCGCGCGCCATCAGCCCGCCGCGCAACCCCCGTTGCAGGATCGCCATGCCTAGAGCGGTTTCGGCACGCCGGCCTCGGCGAGGGCGGCGGTCTGGCGCGCTTCGAGCGCCGATTCGTCGAAATCGGCCACGGTCTCGTGGAACAATTGCTGCCAGTTGAGTTCCGCCCGCAGCCGCAGGAACACGCTGCCCAGCCCGATCGCCGAGCGATCCATCAGCACGAACTCGCGCGGCGGCCTGATCCCCCCGGTGCGCTTCAACCCCTCATGCACCCGCTCGGCCACGCTCCGCCCGTAGGTCACGTCGTTGGTTTCCTGGATCGGCCGCACACGGTCCTGCATCAGCGGCTCATACAGGAAGCGCGCCCAGTCGTTCAAGACATCGAGCTTTTCCTTGGTGATGTCGGTGAACCCCCAGATTTTGTAGGCGTGATGAGCGTGCTCGTCGTCATTGTCGCGAATCGCGTTGAACAACTCGATCACCCCGGCCACGAAATTCGAGCCGAACACCCGGATCGCCCCGAAATCGAGCAGATTAATCCCGCCCTCCGGATTGACCTGATAATTGCCAAGATGCGGGTCGCCATGGATCACCCCGTAGCGGTAAAACGGCACGTACCACGCCCGGAACAGCGCACGGGCAATCCGGTTGCGCGCCTCTAGCGGCGGATCGGTATCCAGCCAGGTCTGCATTCCCGTCCCGGTCAGCCAGGTCATGGTCAGCAGCCGCTTGGTCGAGAATTCCGGCACCGGCGTCGGGATCACGATATCCGGCTGCCCCTCCAGCATCAGCGTATAAAGCCGCGCCTGTGCCGCCTCGCGCTGGTAATCGAGTTCCTCGCGCAACCGCGTCGCGAGTTCGACATAGATATCCTCCTGATGGATCGCGTTATCCATCCGCTTGTACACCGCCATCGCGAGCTTGAGCTGGCGCAGATCGGCCTCGACCGTGCTGGCCATGTCGGGATATTGCAGCTTGCACGCCACATCCCGCCCATCCGGCAGCATCGCGCGATGCACCTGCCCCAGACTCGCCGCCGCCGCCGCCTCATGGCCGAAACTGCGGAACTTCGCCTCCCAGTCCGGCCCGAGTTCCGCCGCCATCCGCCTGCGCACGAACACCCAGCCCATCGCCGGCGCATTGGCCTGCAGCTGCGCCAGTTCCTTGGCGTATTCCTCGGGCAGCGCATCGGGAATCGTGGTCAGGATCTGGGCGACCTTCATCATCGGCCCTTTCAGCCCGCCCAGAATCGTCTTCAAATCCTCGGCATGGCGCGCCCGGTCGGTCTTGATCCCGAACACCCGGTTGCCCGCCACCCGGGCCGCAATGCCCGACACCGCGCCCGAGGTGCGGGCGAACCGCTTGAACTCGCCGAACAGGGTGCTGCCCGAATCCACTTCGTTGACCATATGACCTCAGTTTTCCAGTTCATCGATAAATCCGGCAATCACATCGAGCCCCCGCTGCCAGAAAGCCGAGTCCGCCGCGTCGATGCCGAACGGGGCGAGCAACTCGCCATGGCGTCTGCTCCCGCCCGCGCGCAGCAAATCGAGGTAGCGCGCCGCAAACGCCGCACCGCGCCCCGAAGCGACCTCGTCCTGATAAATCCCGTAAAGCGCATTCACCAGACAATCACCGAACGCATAGGCATACACATAGAACGGCGAGTGGATGAAATGCGGCACATAGGCCCAGAACATCCGGTATTCGTCGCTGAAGGTGAAGGCCGGGCCGAGGCTTTCGCGCTGCACCCCGAGCCAGATGTCCCCGATCTCCTCACCCAGCAATTCGCTGTCCCGCCGCCGCTCGTGCAACCGCTGCTCGAAGGTGAAAAACGCGATCTGGCGCACCACGGTGTTCAACATGTCCTCGACCTTGCGCGCCAGCATCAGGCGGCGCCGGGCGGGATCGGTCTCGCCATCGAGCAGGCTGCGAAACGTCAGCATCTCGCCGAACACGCTCGCGGTCTCGGCCAGGGTCAGCGGCGTCCGCGCCAGCAGATAGCCCTGCTCCGCCGCAAGACTCTGGTGAATCCCATGGCCGAGTTCATGCGCCAGCGTCATCACGTCGCGCGAGCGGCCATGATAGTTCAGCAGAATATAGGGGTGGACATCCGGCACGGTCGGGTGCGCGAACGCCCCGCCGG
This sequence is a window from Acidiphilium acidophilum. Protein-coding genes within it:
- a CDS encoding ABC1 kinase family protein, with the translated sequence MVNEVDSGSTLFGEFKRFARTSGAVSGIAARVAGNRVFGIKTDRARHAEDLKTILGGLKGPMMKVAQILTTIPDALPEEYAKELAQLQANAPAMGWVFVRRRMAAELGPDWEAKFRSFGHEAAAAASLGQVHRAMLPDGRDVACKLQYPDMASTVEADLRQLKLAMAVYKRMDNAIHQEDIYVELATRLREELDYQREAAQARLYTLMLEGQPDIVIPTPVPEFSTKRLLTMTWLTGTGMQTWLDTDPPLEARNRIARALFRAWYVPFYRYGVIHGDPHLGNYQVNPEGGINLLDFGAIRVFGSNFVAGVIELFNAIRDNDDEHAHHAYKIWGFTDITKEKLDVLNDWARFLYEPLMQDRVRPIQETNDVTYGRSVAERVHEGLKRTGGIRPPREFVLMDRSAIGLGSVFLRLRAELNWQQLFHETVADFDESALEARQTAALAEAGVPKPL